The proteins below come from a single Alkalinema sp. FACHB-956 genomic window:
- a CDS encoding DUF1868 domain-containing protein — MDETYQIYLNRIMRMTLPETYRSQVQNIQQSPKFERSQPGDWQPSTFPGYTVITPPGPEDSANPALYQRLTNYQHELVKTLGADVFIPIPPESFHLTIADMIWDSAYRHACEDPDFEGKLRSGISQSFEQSAHLTSGQPIPFRVAGLIVMTRAIGLALAATDEMGYNQILELRRSIYQNSNLIAIGIEQQYHFTPHITLGYFGDVAQVDRDAMAETCDQLNQPWLEATDATFWVKQAELRQFPNMMSYHREVDWPVFQF, encoded by the coding sequence TTGGACGAGACCTATCAAATTTATCTCAACCGAATAATGCGGATGACGCTGCCAGAAACCTATCGCTCCCAGGTGCAGAATATTCAGCAGTCACCAAAATTTGAGCGAAGTCAACCAGGCGATTGGCAGCCCAGCACATTTCCAGGGTATACCGTCATTACCCCCCCTGGCCCTGAAGATAGTGCTAATCCCGCTCTGTATCAGCGTTTGACCAATTACCAACACGAACTGGTCAAGACGTTGGGTGCGGATGTGTTCATTCCCATTCCACCCGAAAGTTTCCACCTGACCATTGCGGACATGATTTGGGATAGTGCCTATCGTCATGCCTGCGAGGATCCAGACTTTGAAGGCAAGTTACGATCGGGAATTTCCCAAAGTTTTGAGCAGAGTGCCCACTTGACCAGTGGACAGCCCATTCCCTTTCGGGTGGCAGGGCTCATCGTCATGACCCGTGCCATTGGCCTTGCCCTAGCGGCTACGGATGAAATGGGTTACAACCAAATCCTAGAATTGCGGCGATCGATTTATCAAAATTCCAACTTGATTGCCATTGGAATTGAGCAGCAGTACCACTTTACGCCCCACATTACGTTGGGCTATTTCGGGGATGTTGCCCAGGTAGATCGGGATGCCATGGCGGAAACCTGCGACCAACTCAATCAACCTTGGCTGGAAGCGACTGACGCGACGTTTTGGGTCAAGCAGGCTGAACTGCGACAGTTTCCCAACATGATGAGCTACCACCGCGAGGTAGATTGGCCCGTGTTTCAGTTCTAG
- the aroQ gene encoding type II 3-dehydroquinate dehydratase: MFSVLVLHGPNLNLLGLREPEVYGSTTLADINLMLEQMAPDLGIRVSSLQSNHEGALVDAIHAAMGVHQGILINPGAYTHTSVAIRDAIAGVNLPTVEVHLSNIHKREAFRHHSYIAPVAIGQICGFGAESYRLGLQALVTHLKQQPS; this comes from the coding sequence TTGTTTAGCGTTTTAGTATTGCACGGCCCTAACTTGAATCTTTTAGGTCTGCGTGAGCCGGAAGTGTATGGCTCTACGACCCTGGCAGATATTAACTTGATGCTGGAGCAAATGGCTCCAGATCTGGGGATCAGGGTGTCTAGTCTACAGTCTAACCATGAGGGTGCCTTGGTGGATGCCATCCATGCTGCGATGGGAGTTCACCAAGGCATTTTAATAAATCCCGGTGCCTATACCCATACCAGTGTGGCGATTCGGGATGCGATCGCGGGAGTGAATCTGCCCACCGTAGAAGTTCATTTGAGTAATATCCATAAACGCGAAGCCTTTCGCCATCATTCCTACATTGCACCAGTTGCGATCGGGCAGATTTGTGGGTTTGGCGCTGAAAGCTATCGGTTGGGCTTACAGGCATTAGTAACCCATTTAAAGCAGCAACCCAGTTGA
- the holA gene encoding DNA polymerase III subunit delta: MPIYFFWGEDSFARDRAVKALQTKALDPDWASFNLDKLSTDQPDAILQALNQAMTPPFGLGDRFVWLVDSSIAQRCGEDLLAELERTLPAIPATTTFVMTSASKPDGRLKSTKLLQKYAEIQEFSPIPPWKTDHLAQQLRKLAQELDLKLTQRAVDYLVEAVGNQTRQLHSELEKIRLLAGTTQQPLDVDEIAPIVTASNQNSLKLFAAIRQGQTTTALELVADLLRQNEPGLRIVSTLTGQFRQRLWIKLMLESGERDDRTIAQAADLGNPKQLYFLRQEVVRTPLQAWERALPLCLELEFSLKRGGDEIAVLQTKVIELCELFRG, translated from the coding sequence ATGCCCATTTACTTTTTCTGGGGAGAAGATTCCTTTGCTCGAGATCGTGCGGTTAAAGCTCTGCAAACTAAGGCTTTGGACCCAGATTGGGCAAGCTTCAACCTCGATAAACTGAGTACTGATCAACCGGATGCCATCCTGCAAGCCCTGAATCAAGCCATGACGCCTCCCTTTGGTTTGGGCGATCGTTTTGTTTGGTTGGTGGATAGTTCGATCGCCCAACGCTGTGGAGAAGACCTCTTAGCGGAGCTAGAACGGACTTTACCAGCTATTCCTGCGACTACCACCTTCGTGATGACCAGTGCTAGTAAGCCTGATGGTCGCCTCAAGTCCACCAAGCTCTTGCAGAAATATGCGGAGATTCAAGAATTTTCCCCGATTCCGCCCTGGAAAACTGATCACCTAGCACAACAACTCCGTAAACTGGCCCAGGAACTGGATCTCAAGTTGACCCAGAGGGCAGTGGATTATTTGGTAGAAGCAGTCGGAAACCAGACCCGGCAACTGCATAGCGAGTTGGAAAAAATTCGCCTACTGGCTGGAACGACCCAACAGCCTCTAGATGTAGACGAGATTGCCCCGATCGTCACTGCTTCCAACCAAAATAGCCTCAAACTGTTTGCAGCGATTCGTCAGGGGCAAACGACAACGGCGCTGGAACTGGTGGCAGATCTGCTACGTCAAAATGAACCAGGGCTCCGAATTGTTTCTACGCTGACGGGGCAATTTCGCCAACGCCTCTGGATCAAGCTAATGCTGGAGTCTGGAGAACGGGACGATCGCACGATCGCCCAAGCGGCAGACCTTGGAAACCCCAAGCAACTCTACTTCCTACGCCAAGAAGTGGTTCGCACGCCGCTACAAGCCTGGGAAAGGGCTCTTCCCCTCTGTTTGGAATTGGAATTTAGCTTAAAACGAGGGGGCGACGAAATAGCAGTCCTACAAACCAAGGTGATAGAGCTGTGTGAATTATTTCGAGGCTAA
- a CDS encoding MraY family glycosyltransferase: MLSLLYPLAAFLIAALTVIVTTPLIKKTALRLGFVDRPDPRKVHNRPMVRLGGVAMFAGFSLALLTVWWTGGFGQLPQVKEYEAWGVALGALAYFGIGLLDDLFNLSPLSRLIMQVIVAIAAWSAGVQIDFITIPGLGLLQLPDPISLTITVLWLVGMTNAINWIDGLDGLAAGVSGIAAVVMLLTCIFMKQPAAALIAAALAGSSLGFLRYNFNPAQIFMGDGGSYFIGFTLAGIGAIGLVKGVTTVAVLLPYLILAVPILDMSAVILDRLRNGKSPFIADKRHLHHRLLNAGLSHRRTVLFIYSLTLWVGSLALAFSGVPSGFAYAISATLILSFATWRVWRIAKQA; the protein is encoded by the coding sequence TGGCTGCTTTTCTCATTGCTGCTCTAACGGTCATTGTTACCACCCCCTTGATCAAGAAGACGGCACTCCGTTTGGGGTTCGTCGATCGCCCCGATCCCCGGAAGGTTCACAATCGTCCCATGGTACGGTTGGGCGGGGTGGCGATGTTTGCGGGGTTTTCTCTCGCGCTGCTCACAGTTTGGTGGACAGGGGGCTTCGGGCAACTGCCGCAAGTCAAAGAATACGAAGCCTGGGGGGTCGCTCTGGGAGCCTTGGCTTATTTTGGTATTGGCTTGCTCGACGACCTGTTTAATTTGTCGCCCCTGAGCCGACTGATTATGCAAGTTATTGTCGCGATCGCGGCTTGGTCGGCGGGCGTACAAATTGACTTTATTACCATTCCTGGCTTGGGACTTCTCCAGCTTCCCGATCCAATCAGTCTGACCATTACGGTGCTGTGGCTGGTGGGCATGACCAATGCCATTAATTGGATTGATGGCTTAGATGGCTTGGCGGCTGGGGTCTCCGGTATTGCAGCCGTGGTCATGCTGCTGACTTGTATTTTCATGAAGCAACCGGCAGCAGCGCTGATTGCCGCCGCGCTTGCAGGGTCTTCCCTCGGGTTCCTTCGGTACAACTTTAACCCAGCCCAAATTTTTATGGGGGATGGTGGATCCTACTTTATTGGATTTACCTTAGCGGGTATTGGCGCGATCGGCCTTGTCAAAGGCGTTACCACCGTGGCAGTCCTATTGCCCTATCTGATTCTGGCGGTACCCATTCTCGATATGTCGGCGGTTATTCTCGATCGATTACGCAACGGCAAATCGCCCTTCATTGCGGACAAGCGCCACCTACACCACCGCTTGCTCAATGCTGGACTTTCCCACCGCCGGACGGTTCTGTTTATCTATTCTCTGACCCTCTGGGTTGGGAGCTTAGCCCTAGCCTTTTCGGGGGTTCCCAGTGGCTTTGCCTACGCCATTTCGGCCACGTTGATTCTCAGCTTTGCGACCTGGCGAGTTTGGAGAATTGCCAAGCAAGCTTAG
- a CDS encoding competence/damage-inducible protein A, with protein MTIVAEVLSVGTELLLGDILNSNAQFLAQQLAQLGIAHYYQTTVGDNPDRLKRAIELAASRAQLLIFTGGLGPTPDDLTTETIAQTFETPLVEDPAVVADIAQKFAARGRTMTDNNRKQALRPQGSAILPNPVGTAPGMIWQPRPNVTIFTFPGVPTEMKAMWQETAIPYLQAQGWTSATIVSRTLRFWGISESSLAERVSEFLALTNPTVAPYANWGEVKLRISAKADSTTAAQALISPVEAQLRAIAGSDCYGADQDSLASVVGALLRDRGQTVAVAESCTGGGLGQMLTGISGSSEYFWGGIIAYDNRIKEKLLGVDRTVLQTEGAVSAIVAEQMAGGARSALGTDWGVSITGIAGPTGGTDAKPIGLVYVGVAAPDGSVIAQECRFGNRGRDWIRQVSACSALDQLRRQVLAG; from the coding sequence ATGACGATCGTTGCAGAAGTGTTGAGTGTCGGCACCGAGTTATTGCTGGGCGACATTCTGAATTCCAATGCGCAATTTTTAGCCCAACAGTTGGCTCAGTTAGGCATTGCTCACTATTACCAAACCACCGTCGGCGATAATCCCGATCGACTGAAACGGGCGATCGAACTTGCTGCGAGTCGGGCACAGTTACTGATTTTCACGGGTGGCCTGGGGCCAACTCCCGATGATTTAACTACAGAAACGATCGCGCAAACGTTTGAAACGCCTCTGGTGGAAGATCCCGCAGTGGTTGCAGACATCGCTCAAAAGTTCGCAGCCCGTGGCAGAACCATGACCGACAACAATCGGAAACAGGCGCTCCGGCCCCAGGGATCAGCCATTTTGCCCAATCCCGTCGGTACCGCCCCCGGCATGATTTGGCAGCCTCGGCCTAATGTCACAATTTTCACGTTCCCTGGAGTGCCCACGGAAATGAAAGCCATGTGGCAGGAGACAGCCATTCCCTATCTCCAAGCCCAGGGCTGGACTTCAGCCACGATCGTCAGCCGAACCCTCAGGTTTTGGGGCATTTCCGAGTCCAGTCTGGCTGAACGGGTCAGTGAATTTTTGGCGTTGACAAATCCCACAGTCGCACCCTATGCCAACTGGGGGGAAGTCAAATTGAGAATTTCCGCTAAAGCGGATTCAACGACCGCTGCACAGGCTCTGATTAGCCCGGTGGAAGCCCAACTGCGCGCGATCGCAGGCAGCGATTGCTATGGTGCAGATCAAGATTCCCTAGCCTCTGTCGTGGGGGCCTTACTCAGGGATCGAGGGCAAACAGTGGCCGTGGCTGAATCCTGCACCGGCGGTGGGTTGGGCCAGATGCTCACTGGGATTTCCGGGAGCTCGGAGTACTTCTGGGGCGGAATCATCGCCTATGACAACCGCATTAAAGAAAAACTCCTAGGGGTAGATCGGACAGTCTTACAAACTGAAGGGGCCGTTAGCGCGATCGTGGCGGAACAGATGGCAGGGGGAGCCCGATCGGCCCTAGGCACAGACTGGGGAGTCAGCATCACAGGGATTGCAGGCCCCACGGGTGGAACCGATGCGAAACCCATCGGCCTGGTCTACGTTGGCGTAGCTGCCCCCGATGGCAGCGTTATAGCTCAGGAATGCCGTTTTGGCAACCGAGGTCGAGATTGGATTCGGCAAGTCAGTGCTTGTAGTGCCCTTGACCAATTGCGGCGACAAGTCCTGGCTGGATAA
- a CDS encoding DUF4168 domain-containing protein — protein sequence MKTPPLSQYRRGCQRSLTRSLWVGALSSLTLLASWAPILPLGSSSSALLGTTLWGTQVARAEESSFTRYVRAAFEIEKQRRALIGRVKELTDGNVPNNVCHSSGLEQIPGGIREAVQGICGNFNRFAGDTVKKYQLKPEEFNSFQRQAGNSDMKERINAEIKRLNLK from the coding sequence GTGAAGACTCCTCCTCTGTCCCAATACCGCCGCGGGTGCCAGCGATCGCTGACTCGATCGCTGTGGGTTGGTGCGTTGTCTTCATTGACCCTGCTCGCAAGCTGGGCCCCCATCCTTCCCCTCGGAAGTTCATCTTCGGCGCTATTGGGCACCACACTCTGGGGAACTCAGGTAGCACGGGCGGAAGAATCTTCGTTTACCCGTTACGTTCGGGCGGCCTTTGAAATTGAAAAGCAACGGCGGGCTTTGATTGGCCGAGTGAAGGAACTGACCGATGGGAATGTTCCCAATAATGTCTGTCATAGCAGCGGCTTGGAACAAATTCCGGGAGGCATTCGCGAGGCAGTGCAAGGCATTTGTGGTAATTTCAATCGGTTTGCTGGAGATACGGTCAAGAAATATCAACTCAAGCCAGAGGAATTCAATAGCTTCCAGCGTCAGGCAGGCAATAGTGATATGAAGGAACGGATTAACGCAGAAATCAAGCGCCTTAATCTTAAATAG